A single region of the Alteriqipengyuania flavescens genome encodes:
- a CDS encoding OmpA family protein yields MTIKKTLTASVAALSLVSLSACVTDPNTGKQTWSRTAAGGVLGGTLGYLLGDLIGGSTAARIIGAGIGGTAGAVVGKQFDDQIKELDEIAQGTGVDVEELGDQEAILVRLPDGVTFATGSASISPTFRATLDDVADVLVRYPNSLIDVYGFTDTTGSTSLNQNLSVQRAEAVASYLAARGVARNRMATAGYGEQYDYLRVKTADNVSEPLNRRVEIKIVPISQDDVAAARSQ; encoded by the coding sequence ATGACAATCAAGAAGACCCTGACCGCATCGGTCGCCGCGCTTTCGCTCGTTTCGCTGTCCGCCTGCGTCACCGACCCGAACACCGGCAAGCAGACCTGGTCGCGCACCGCCGCCGGCGGCGTGCTCGGCGGTACGCTTGGCTACCTGCTGGGCGACCTGATCGGCGGCAGCACCGCAGCCCGCATCATCGGCGCCGGCATTGGCGGCACCGCGGGCGCCGTGGTCGGCAAGCAGTTCGACGACCAGATCAAGGAACTGGACGAGATCGCGCAGGGCACCGGCGTGGACGTGGAAGAACTGGGCGACCAGGAAGCCATCCTCGTCCGCCTTCCCGACGGCGTGACCTTCGCCACCGGTTCGGCCAGCATCAGCCCGACTTTCCGGGCGACGCTCGACGACGTGGCCGACGTGCTGGTCCGCTATCCGAACAGCCTGATCGACGTGTACGGCTTCACCGATACCACCGGCTCGACCAGCCTCAACCAGAACCTGTCGGTGCAGCGCGCCGAAGCCGTGGCCAGCTACCTTGCCGCGCGCGGCGTCGCCCGCAACCGCATGGCGACCGCCGGTTATGGCGAGCAGTACGATTACCTGCGCGTGAAGACGGCCGACAACGTGTCGGAACCGCTCAACCGCCGCGTGGAAATCAAGATCGTCCCGATCAGCCAGGACGACGTGGCCGCAGCGCGCAGCCAGTAA
- a CDS encoding hemolysin family protein, protein MTPFPWPDLFIIAGLILLNGVFAMSELAIVSARTARLSIAADKGSKAAQTALALAANPGKFLSTVQIGITLIGIIAGAYSGASLGGPVGERLAGLGIDADFADDLGFALVIAVTTYASLVIGELVPKQLALRSAETIALAMARPMWLLARVAAPFVWLLDKSSSIIVHLLGIRKKSEHGLSAQELQMIFAEATRTGVIEEESEALLAGVLKLHDRPVRELMTPRTELDWLDRDASVKEIRKAIAASNHSLLPVAAGSSDEVLGVVKVREVLALLLADQDVDLASLMRKPSIIPDQLDALDALRTLQDAEVPMMMVHDEYGHLEGIVTPADLLTAIVGDFASVQDEGEGPMMVERQDGSWLVSGACPADRLADQLSLELADDREFSTAAGYALSVLKKLPKEGELFLDQGWQFEVVDMDGRRIDKLLVTRRDGGG, encoded by the coding sequence GTGACACCCTTTCCCTGGCCCGACCTCTTCATCATCGCCGGACTGATTCTCCTTAACGGGGTTTTCGCCATGTCCGAGCTTGCCATCGTGTCCGCGCGCACCGCGCGGCTCTCGATCGCGGCGGACAAGGGCAGCAAGGCGGCGCAGACCGCGCTCGCGCTGGCGGCGAATCCGGGCAAGTTCCTCTCAACCGTCCAGATCGGGATCACGCTGATCGGCATCATCGCGGGCGCCTATTCCGGCGCGAGCCTGGGCGGTCCGGTGGGTGAGCGGCTGGCCGGCCTCGGCATCGATGCCGATTTCGCGGACGATCTCGGCTTCGCGCTGGTCATTGCGGTGACAACCTACGCCAGCCTCGTCATCGGCGAACTGGTGCCCAAACAGCTCGCGCTTCGTTCGGCGGAAACCATCGCACTGGCCATGGCGCGTCCGATGTGGCTGCTTGCCCGGGTCGCCGCGCCGTTCGTGTGGCTGCTCGACAAGTCTTCGTCGATCATCGTCCACCTCCTCGGCATCCGGAAGAAGAGCGAACACGGGCTTTCGGCGCAGGAACTGCAGATGATCTTTGCCGAGGCAACGCGCACCGGCGTGATCGAGGAGGAAAGCGAGGCGTTGCTGGCCGGCGTGCTGAAGCTGCACGACCGCCCGGTGCGCGAACTGATGACGCCGCGGACAGAGCTCGACTGGCTCGACCGCGATGCCAGCGTGAAGGAAATCCGCAAGGCAATCGCCGCCAGCAACCATTCGCTGCTGCCGGTCGCCGCTGGATCGAGCGACGAGGTGCTCGGCGTGGTCAAGGTGCGTGAAGTGCTCGCCCTGTTGCTGGCAGATCAGGACGTCGATCTCGCCTCGCTGATGCGCAAGCCTTCGATCATTCCCGACCAGCTCGACGCGCTCGACGCGCTGCGCACGCTGCAGGACGCCGAAGTGCCGATGATGATGGTGCACGACGAATACGGCCATCTGGAAGGGATCGTCACCCCGGCCGACCTGCTCACCGCCATCGTCGGCGATTTCGCCAGCGTGCAGGACGAAGGCGAGGGCCCGATGATGGTGGAGCGGCAGGACGGCAGCTGGCTGGTATCCGGCGCATGCCCGGCCGATCGGCTGGCCGACCAGCTCTCGCTCGAACTCGCCGACGACCGCGAATTTTCCACCGCCGCCGGCTATGCGCTGTCGGTGCTGAAGAAGCTGCCCAAGGAAGGCGAACTGTTCCTCGACCAGGGATGGCAGTTCGAAGTGGTCGACATGGACGGCCGCCGGATCGACAAGCTACTCGTCACCCGCCGCGACGGGGGCGGCTGA
- the lspA gene encoding signal peptidase II, with protein sequence MPANTTRNRMIGFAIAAVIFVVDQWLKWLVDGPLGLKRIGDQLELIPFFDFTRVHNYGVSMGMLQADSPEMRWGLVAVTAAIAIAVAVYMFFQRRFIDILPLALVLGGALGNIVDRFRWGYVLDYADFHIGTFRPFLIFNLADAAITIGVVILLATSLFMGEKPDDDAAEASEASPKETT encoded by the coding sequence ATGCCTGCCAACACCACGCGCAACCGGATGATCGGGTTTGCCATCGCGGCGGTGATCTTCGTGGTCGACCAGTGGCTGAAATGGCTGGTCGACGGCCCGCTCGGCCTGAAACGCATCGGCGACCAGCTGGAGCTGATCCCGTTCTTCGATTTCACGCGGGTCCACAATTACGGCGTGTCGATGGGCATGCTGCAGGCGGATTCGCCGGAAATGCGCTGGGGCCTCGTCGCCGTGACGGCCGCCATCGCCATCGCCGTTGCCGTCTACATGTTCTTCCAGCGCCGCTTCATCGACATCCTGCCGCTTGCGCTCGTCCTCGGCGGCGCGCTCGGCAATATCGTCGACCGCTTCCGCTGGGGCTACGTGCTCGACTACGCCGACTTCCACATCGGTACGTTCCGCCCCTTCCTGATTTTCAACCTGGCCGACGCGGCCATCACCATCGGCGTCGTCATCCTGCTTGCCACCAGCCTGTTCATGGGCGAGAAGCCGGACGACGACGCGGCGGAGGCCTCCGAGGCTTCGCCAAAGGAGACGACATGA
- a CDS encoding 3'(2'),5'-bisphosphate nucleotidase CysQ, with amino-acid sequence MIDSMRFEQIVREAGQIAKRQWPGDGHRVESWEKSPGSPVCAADIEVDSFLRRELAALLPATGWLSEETADKPARLTKGLCWVVDPIDGTRDYLRGRPGWAVSVALVSGGRPLIGTLVAPARDEVWSATAGKGAWRNGERLRASKRTKFEGARIPADSLPAEDRMLTTVAKPNSIALRVAMVAADEADILATLRWGYEWDIAAATLIAREAGAAVSDAFGKTLAYNKRDPRSFGLLVSAPGIHAAAAEHLADRAGRYSQPT; translated from the coding sequence ATGATCGACAGCATGCGTTTCGAACAGATCGTCCGCGAAGCCGGGCAGATCGCCAAGCGGCAATGGCCCGGTGACGGCCATCGCGTCGAATCGTGGGAAAAATCTCCCGGCAGCCCCGTTTGCGCCGCCGATATCGAGGTCGACAGCTTCCTGCGCCGCGAGCTGGCCGCACTGCTTCCGGCGACAGGCTGGCTGTCGGAAGAGACGGCGGACAAGCCCGCGCGGCTGACCAAGGGCCTGTGCTGGGTGGTCGACCCGATCGACGGTACGCGCGATTACCTGCGCGGGCGGCCCGGCTGGGCGGTCTCGGTCGCGCTGGTGAGCGGCGGACGCCCGCTGATCGGCACGCTCGTCGCGCCGGCACGCGACGAAGTGTGGAGCGCGACGGCGGGGAAGGGCGCGTGGCGCAACGGCGAGCGGCTGCGCGCCAGCAAGCGTACGAAGTTCGAAGGGGCGCGCATCCCGGCGGACAGCCTTCCGGCAGAAGACCGGATGCTGACCACCGTCGCCAAGCCCAATTCCATCGCCTTGCGCGTGGCGATGGTGGCGGCGGACGAGGCGGACATCCTCGCCACGCTGCGCTGGGGCTACGAGTGGGACATCGCCGCCGCGACGCTGATCGCGCGCGAAGCGGGCGCCGCGGTGAGCGACGCGTTCGGGAAGACGCTGGCCTACAACAAGCGCGATCCGCGAAGCTTCGGCCTGCTGGTCAGCGCACCCGGCATCCATGCCGCTGCGGCCGAGCACCTGGCGGACCGGGCCGGGCGCTACTCCCAGCCCACCTGA
- a CDS encoding ABC transporter ATP-binding protein codes for MPILEIDHVTKRFDGVTAVDDLSFAVEPGEIYGFLGGNGAGKTTTLRMVLDIIRPTSGRIAVFGEAPGRRHTHEIGFLPEERGLYGTMSAIDTIVYFGRLKGMERADAKAHGLELLDRFGLADRAKSQISDMSKGMAQKVQLATSLVNRPQLLILDEPFSGLDPVNQGLLEDEILRSAGTGAAVVFSTHVMQHAERLCDRLLLLGKGTKRFEGTLEKARGVMPSRISAVARQSLGSIAGVASSHEAQAEGDGWTRYDLELEQGVAAADVLERMSGAGVALRGFEVHRPSLHEVFVHLVGSDPETPAAQMAA; via the coding sequence ATGCCCATTCTCGAAATCGACCACGTGACCAAGCGCTTCGATGGCGTGACCGCCGTCGACGATCTCAGCTTCGCGGTCGAGCCGGGCGAAATCTACGGATTCCTCGGCGGGAACGGTGCGGGCAAGACGACAACATTGCGAATGGTGCTCGACATCATCCGCCCGACCAGCGGCCGCATCGCTGTGTTCGGCGAAGCGCCGGGTCGCCGCCATACGCACGAGATCGGCTTTCTGCCCGAAGAGCGCGGCCTTTACGGCACCATGAGCGCGATCGACACGATCGTCTATTTCGGGCGGCTGAAAGGCATGGAGCGCGCCGATGCCAAGGCCCACGGGCTCGAGCTGCTCGACCGCTTCGGGCTGGCCGACCGGGCGAAGTCGCAGATTTCCGATATGTCGAAAGGCATGGCGCAAAAGGTCCAGCTGGCGACATCGCTGGTGAACCGGCCGCAGCTGCTGATCCTCGACGAGCCGTTCTCCGGCCTCGACCCGGTCAACCAGGGCCTGCTGGAAGACGAGATCCTGCGCTCCGCCGGGACGGGCGCGGCCGTGGTCTTCTCGACCCATGTCATGCAGCACGCCGAACGCCTGTGCGACCGTCTGCTCCTGCTGGGCAAGGGGACCAAGCGCTTCGAAGGCACGCTCGAAAAGGCGCGCGGCGTGATGCCGTCGCGTATCTCCGCTGTCGCCCGCCAGTCGCTCGGCAGCATTGCCGGCGTCGCGTCCTCGCACGAGGCGCAGGCCGAAGGCGACGGCTGGACGCGCTACGATCTCGAGCTCGAACAGGGTGTCGCCGCCGCCGACGTGCTGGAGCGGATGTCCGGTGCGGGCGTGGCCTTGCGCGGGTTCGAAGTGCACCGCCCCTCTCTTCACGAGGTGTTCGTGCACCTGGTGGGTAGCGATCCCGAAACGCCCGCAGCGCAGATGGCCGCATGA
- a CDS encoding ABC transporter permease yields the protein MTNILLVAKREFRQIATMRSFWLTLLFIPVALLLGPVIGRAMDDDEASRVMFVDRSGGAAAAAVEERFGRDYDRQVLRSLARHAQRFDLQDAAPDAPWASADRWYTDADVAAFRDAGGVEGAIAALDRVMAEDTPSYDPPERDFAFVDPPATLTGASGEDFQREVDALLDAEDDSQGADIVVLLGEDYAQNPQVRLWSNERPRTDFVTTLQDELTTDLRNRLLAQQGVSADTAGLIQQAAPAIAVTTPEPGGGAREAVLVRSIIPLGLSYVLLMSLLLSGSWMLQSSVEERSNKLIESVLACVRADELMYGKLIGTVAIGLSMVAVWVACAAVAVFFTQGAIADMIRPALAPLTSPSVVLAMIYFFVVGYIMISIILLAIGAMCDTMSEAQGFFMPVMLALMLPVFYLLQTTVMGGGGFIERLLTWIPLWTPFAVLARLGTGIPMWEMAAVGLLLAAFTALEFILLGRLFRASLLAQGQKPTLKVLADRLRRAQD from the coding sequence ATGACCAACATCCTGCTCGTCGCCAAGCGCGAATTCCGCCAGATCGCCACGATGCGCAGCTTCTGGCTGACGCTGCTGTTTATCCCCGTCGCCCTGCTGCTCGGCCCCGTCATCGGCCGGGCGATGGATGATGACGAAGCGTCCCGCGTCATGTTCGTCGACCGGTCCGGCGGCGCGGCAGCGGCTGCGGTGGAAGAGCGGTTCGGCCGCGATTACGATCGGCAGGTGCTGCGCTCCCTCGCCCGTCATGCGCAGCGCTTCGACTTGCAGGATGCAGCGCCGGATGCCCCGTGGGCCAGCGCCGACCGGTGGTACACCGATGCCGACGTCGCAGCCTTCCGCGATGCGGGCGGGGTGGAAGGCGCGATTGCCGCCCTCGACCGTGTGATGGCGGAAGACACGCCGTCTTACGACCCGCCCGAACGCGACTTCGCCTTCGTCGATCCCCCGGCGACCCTGACCGGCGCGAGCGGGGAGGACTTCCAGCGAGAGGTCGATGCGCTGCTGGACGCGGAAGACGATAGCCAGGGCGCCGACATCGTCGTCCTTTTGGGCGAGGACTACGCGCAGAACCCGCAGGTGCGCCTGTGGTCGAACGAGCGCCCGCGCACCGATTTCGTCACCACGTTGCAGGACGAACTGACCACCGACCTCCGCAATCGCCTGCTGGCGCAGCAGGGCGTGTCGGCCGATACCGCTGGCCTGATCCAGCAGGCCGCACCGGCCATCGCCGTAACCACGCCCGAACCCGGCGGCGGCGCGCGCGAAGCGGTGCTGGTCCGCTCGATCATCCCGCTCGGCCTGTCCTATGTCCTCCTCATGAGCCTGCTGCTGTCGGGCAGCTGGATGTTGCAGAGCAGCGTGGAGGAACGCTCGAACAAACTGATCGAATCGGTCCTCGCCTGTGTCCGCGCGGACGAGCTGATGTACGGCAAGCTGATCGGCACGGTCGCCATCGGCCTGTCGATGGTGGCTGTATGGGTCGCCTGCGCCGCCGTGGCCGTGTTCTTCACGCAAGGCGCCATCGCCGACATGATCCGCCCCGCGCTGGCCCCGCTGACTTCGCCTTCCGTCGTGCTGGCGATGATCTATTTCTTCGTCGTCGGCTACATCATGATCTCGATCATCCTGCTCGCCATCGGGGCGATGTGCGACACGATGAGCGAGGCGCAGGGCTTCTTCATGCCGGTGATGCTCGCGCTGATGTTACCGGTCTTCTACCTTCTGCAGACAACGGTGATGGGCGGCGGCGGCTTTATAGAGCGGCTGCTGACGTGGATCCCGCTGTGGACGCCCTTCGCGGTGCTGGCGCGGCTGGGGACGGGGATACCGATGTGGGAAATGGCCGCGGTCGGCCTGCTGCTGGCCGCCTTCACCGCGCTGGAATTCATCCTCCTCGGCCGCCTGTTCCGCGCCAGCCTGCTGGCCCAGGGGCAGAAGCCGACGCTGAAAGTGCTGGCGGACCGCCTGCGCAGGGCGCAGGACTGA
- a CDS encoding DUF3035 domain-containing protein has translation MTKRTLALALIAAGSTSLAACGSTDVLDRDRPDEFAVQRQAPLVVPPDFNLEPPAPGAPRPAEGTASQQALEALFGGPAPRSDAETGALNEAGRAMPGIRSAVGDEETNTVAKGAVTRDIIAAPAGAGAEAQAIIPGA, from the coding sequence ATGACCAAGCGCACCCTCGCCCTCGCCCTGATCGCCGCCGGCAGCACCTCGCTGGCCGCATGCGGCAGCACCGACGTGCTGGACCGCGACCGGCCGGACGAATTCGCCGTGCAGCGCCAGGCGCCGCTGGTGGTCCCGCCCGACTTCAATCTCGAACCGCCCGCACCCGGCGCCCCGCGCCCGGCCGAAGGCACCGCCTCGCAGCAGGCGCTCGAGGCCCTGTTCGGCGGCCCCGCCCCGCGCAGTGACGCGGAAACCGGCGCCCTGAACGAAGCGGGCCGCGCGATGCCGGGCATCCGCAGCGCCGTGGGCGACGAGGAAACGAACACGGTCGCCAAGGGCGCCGTAACGCGCGATATCATCGCCGCACCCGCCGGTGCGGGCGCCGAAGCGCAGGCGATCATTCCGGGCGCCTGA
- the sucC gene encoding ADP-forming succinate--CoA ligase subunit beta — MNIHEYQAKELLAKYGIGIPAGHAATSVEEAVEGAKKLPGPLYVVKAQIHAGGRGKGKFKELSADAKGGVRLAKSIEDVEADAKDMLGNTLVTIQTGDEGKQVNRLYVTDGVDIESEYYLAMLVDRASGQVAMVASTEGGMDIEDVAHETPEKITTVTIDPAQGFMPHHGRAVAFALKLEGDLNKACQKLAKQLYTAFMDLDCEMLEINPLVETKDGQLLVLDTKMSFDGNALYRHKDIEAMRDETEEDPAEVEASEYDLAYIKLDGNIGCMVNGAGLAMATMDIIKLNGAFPANFLDVGGGATTEKVTAAFKIILKDPAVEGILVNIFGGIMRCDTIAEGIVVAAKEVELDVPLVVRLEGTNVDKGKEILNNSGLPIVAADDLGDAARKIVAEVKQAA; from the coding sequence ATGAACATCCACGAATACCAGGCCAAGGAACTGCTCGCGAAATACGGCATCGGCATTCCCGCCGGCCACGCCGCCACCTCGGTGGAGGAAGCCGTCGAAGGTGCGAAGAAGCTGCCCGGGCCGCTGTATGTCGTGAAGGCGCAGATCCACGCCGGCGGGCGCGGCAAGGGCAAGTTCAAGGAACTCAGCGCCGATGCCAAGGGCGGCGTGCGCCTGGCCAAGAGCATCGAGGATGTCGAGGCCGACGCCAAGGACATGCTCGGCAACACGCTGGTCACCATCCAGACCGGCGACGAAGGCAAGCAGGTGAATCGCCTCTACGTCACCGACGGCGTCGACATCGAAAGCGAATACTACCTCGCCATGCTGGTCGACCGGGCGAGCGGCCAGGTGGCCATGGTCGCCTCCACCGAAGGCGGTATGGATATCGAAGACGTGGCGCACGAAACGCCGGAGAAGATCACCACCGTCACCATCGACCCGGCGCAGGGCTTCATGCCGCACCACGGCCGCGCGGTCGCCTTCGCGCTGAAGCTGGAAGGCGATCTCAACAAGGCCTGCCAGAAGCTGGCGAAGCAGCTCTACACCGCGTTCATGGACCTCGATTGCGAGATGCTGGAGATCAATCCACTGGTCGAAACCAAAGATGGCCAGCTGCTGGTGCTCGACACCAAGATGAGCTTCGACGGTAACGCCCTCTACCGCCACAAGGATATCGAGGCGATGCGCGACGAGACCGAGGAAGACCCGGCCGAAGTCGAAGCAAGCGAATACGATCTCGCCTACATCAAGCTGGACGGCAACATCGGCTGTATGGTCAACGGTGCCGGCCTTGCCATGGCGACGATGGACATCATCAAGCTCAATGGCGCGTTTCCTGCCAACTTCCTTGACGTGGGCGGCGGCGCGACGACCGAGAAGGTGACCGCGGCGTTCAAGATCATCCTCAAGGACCCGGCGGTCGAGGGCATCCTGGTCAACATCTTCGGCGGCATCATGCGCTGCGACACGATCGCGGAAGGCATCGTGGTGGCAGCGAAGGAAGTCGAGCTCGACGTGCCGCTGGTGGTCCGCCTCGAAGGCACCAACGTCGACAAGGGCAAGGAAATCCTGAACAATTCGGGCCTGCCGATCGTTGCGGCAGACGACCTTGGCGATGCGGCGCGCAAGATCGTGGCCGAGGTCAAGCAGGCCGCGTGA